The Longimicrobium sp. genome includes a region encoding these proteins:
- a CDS encoding lipase family protein → MTLAGLAYGFPEKLPDYLRDAKLATRGEWTATWVPGREEDGYFAFVAANARAKRFVVAIRGTNPSLTKGFLHDVLDDVDVGIAAPWAHQSVKDARIARGTSRGLGKLLALDAHGVTLLEHLDASLTEGAELWVTGHSLGGCLASVLALKLAERYAPRGVRVELMTFAAPSAGNAAFARLVQDTLPTARRYYNSRDLVPMAWHDIARLPQMYDAPGPRCSPALSLWARVAAPKAAQLGYTQPGPGTALPAAPSSVRRAAGILSRFLPFLRRKIFEVEALYQHDPNTYLSLLDAPKLPFNLPLPWLARDLGFAGLLVR, encoded by the coding sequence ATGACGCTGGCGGGGCTGGCGTACGGCTTTCCCGAGAAGCTTCCCGATTACCTTCGCGACGCCAAGCTCGCCACGCGTGGCGAGTGGACCGCGACGTGGGTGCCGGGGCGCGAGGAGGATGGATACTTCGCGTTCGTTGCCGCGAACGCCCGGGCGAAGCGCTTCGTCGTGGCGATCCGAGGCACGAATCCCAGCCTCACGAAGGGCTTCCTGCACGATGTGCTGGATGATGTGGATGTAGGCATCGCCGCTCCGTGGGCGCACCAGAGCGTGAAGGACGCGCGCATCGCCCGCGGGACGTCACGCGGCCTGGGAAAGCTGCTGGCGCTCGACGCGCATGGAGTCACGCTGCTGGAGCACCTGGACGCGAGTCTCACGGAAGGTGCCGAGCTGTGGGTGACGGGCCACAGTCTGGGCGGCTGCCTTGCGTCCGTCCTGGCGCTCAAGCTGGCGGAGCGCTACGCCCCGCGCGGCGTCCGCGTCGAGCTGATGACCTTCGCCGCACCCAGCGCCGGGAACGCGGCGTTCGCGCGCCTGGTGCAGGACACCCTTCCGACGGCCCGGCGCTACTACAATTCGCGCGACCTGGTGCCGATGGCCTGGCACGACATCGCCCGGCTGCCGCAGATGTACGACGCACCGGGCCCGCGCTGCTCGCCGGCGCTCTCCCTGTGGGCGAGGGTGGCGGCGCCGAAGGCGGCACAACTCGGATACACGCAGCCGGGGCCGGGCACCGCCCTTCCGGCCGCGCCCTCGTCCGTCAGGCGGGCAGCGGGCATCCTGAGCAGGTTCCTGCCGTTCCTGCGCCGCAAGATCTTCGAGGTGGAGGCGCTGTACCAGCACGATCCCAACACCTACCTGTCCCTGCTGGATGCGCCGAAGCTGCCGTTCAACCTGCCGCTCCCGTGGCTTGCGCGCGATCTGGGGTTCGCGGGGCTTCTTGTGCGGTAG
- a CDS encoding helix-turn-helix transcriptional regulator, producing MPIEHETPADGNIFADLGFPEAEAERLNARSNLMIEIHRAIQQRGLSRKEAAKLFGVSPQRITALMRGHIDSFTDDDLIGMLAHAGMGVDAKGRAAA from the coding sequence ATGCCTATCGAACATGAAACGCCCGCGGACGGCAACATCTTCGCAGACCTCGGCTTTCCCGAGGCGGAAGCGGAACGCCTGAACGCGCGCTCGAATCTGATGATCGAGATTCACCGCGCGATCCAGCAGCGCGGGCTCTCCAGGAAAGAGGCCGCGAAGCTCTTCGGTGTTTCCCCGCAGCGGATCACCGCGTTGATGCGAGGGCACATCGATTCGTTCACGGACGACGATCTGATCGGGATGCTGGCGCACGCAGGCATGGGCGTCGACGCAAAGGGCCGGGCCGCAGCCTGA
- a CDS encoding XRE family transcriptional regulator has product MGQATTAPAGLRGVSDLLFSTVLAPTPQHRRALMAALIRVLDCRRLGIPRAAALLALPEPRVRALMRADVDAFTTEELVRLLDAVGISV; this is encoded by the coding sequence ATGGGCCAGGCTACGACCGCACCGGCCGGCTTGCGAGGCGTTTCGGACCTCCTCTTCTCCACGGTGCTCGCCCCCACGCCCCAGCACCGCCGCGCGCTGATGGCGGCGCTCATCCGCGTGCTGGATTGCCGCCGCCTGGGCATCCCGCGCGCCGCCGCGCTCCTCGCCCTCCCCGAGCCCCGCGTCCGCGCCCTCATGCGCGCCGACGTAGACGCCTTCACCACCGAGGAGCTGGTGCGCCTCCTCGACGCGGTAGGCATCAGCGTGTGA
- a CDS encoding DNA/RNA non-specific endonuclease, translating into MLVRLAPSRARTFAAAIATLVLAACSVDAPSPTAPAAAPDAPRMYTYPSAIYRSHVEFGVPADANASDDLLLSKRQYYVSYNCAKGRPNWVSWDLNKTHFGDAPRSTSFSSDASLPSTCYHVVTGDYTNSGFDRGHQVRSEERTWDATDNKSTFLMTNIVPQTHDLNAGPWLSLEYYLQDLAQTGNKEIYVISGPIGSSGTLSGLGKVQIPTYNFKIAVIMPYGQGLANVTSTSSIQVLAVKMPNVTGISAAPWTNYKTTVDALESTTGYNFLAKLPDSIESYWEARTY; encoded by the coding sequence ATGCTCGTGCGCCTCGCCCCGTCGCGTGCCCGTACCTTTGCGGCCGCGATCGCCACCCTCGTCCTGGCCGCCTGCTCGGTCGACGCACCCTCCCCCACCGCCCCCGCGGCCGCGCCGGACGCGCCGCGGATGTACACGTATCCATCCGCCATCTACCGCAGCCACGTGGAATTCGGCGTCCCGGCGGACGCGAACGCGAGCGACGACCTCCTCCTCTCCAAGCGGCAGTACTACGTCTCCTACAACTGCGCGAAGGGGCGGCCGAACTGGGTGAGCTGGGACCTGAACAAGACGCACTTCGGCGACGCGCCGCGCTCCACCAGCTTCAGCAGCGACGCCTCGCTGCCGTCCACCTGCTACCACGTGGTCACCGGCGACTACACCAACAGCGGGTTCGACCGCGGGCACCAGGTGCGCAGCGAGGAGCGCACCTGGGACGCCACCGACAACAAGAGCACGTTCCTGATGACCAACATCGTGCCGCAGACGCACGACCTGAACGCCGGGCCGTGGCTGAGCCTGGAGTACTACCTGCAGGACCTGGCGCAGACCGGGAACAAGGAGATCTACGTGATCTCCGGCCCCATCGGCAGCAGCGGCACGCTCAGCGGGCTGGGGAAGGTCCAGATCCCCACCTACAACTTCAAGATCGCCGTCATCATGCCCTATGGTCAGGGCTTGGCCAACGTCACCTCCACGAGCAGCATCCAGGTGCTGGCGGTGAAGATGCCCAACGTCACCGGCATCTCCGCGGCGCCGTGGACGAACTACAAGACCACGGTCGACGCGCTGGAGAGCACCACCGGCTACAACTTCCTGGCCAAGCTCCCCGACTCCATCGAGAGCTACTGGGAAGCGCGCACCTACTGA
- a CDS encoding valine--tRNA ligase: MAEALPSTYDPKENEASLYRRWEEAGYFHADEQSGRPAYVIPIPPPNVTAPLHMGHGLNNTIQDALVRWRRMQGMEALWIPGSDHAGIATQNVVERVIAREGKTRDDLGREAFVGRVWDFVHETGGRIYDQLRAIGSSLDWPRARFTLDEGLSRAVREVFVRLYEKDLVYRGHRIINWCPRCLTALSDEEAEPKETQGKLWHLRYPLAADAPADGLPRLPDGRAYIVVATTRPETMLGDTCVAVHPTDERYARLVGAEIDLPLTGRRIPIVADEYVDPEFGSGAVKITPAHDPNDFEVAQRVGAPALDVMTPDAEMSDAAPEAFRGMDRFEARRAVVAAFAELGLLEKTEEHTHAVPHCYRCDTVVEPRLSDQWFVRMAPLAGPALQAWRDGKVRFHPERFGKTYENWLTGIRDWCISRQLWWGHRIPVWYCQSPGCAETIVAREDPDACPRCGGAVRQDDDVLDTWFSSWLWPFSTLGWPERTPDLARFYPNSTLVSGQDILFFWIARMIMAGIEFMGEVPFRDVYLTGMVRDHLGRKMSKSLGNGIDPIEVVDRFGADALRYTVITGAGPGMDQYLNYQDLELAFGPGRNFANKLWNAGRFALMTLGDAERVPVDEVADSLELADRWILSRLSTATREVTGAMERFRFQDAGQRAYDFFWGDLADWYLEMAKPRLYGDAGDASRRAAQAVLAEVLDRAMRLLHPIMPFITEVVWQRLPHAVVEAPSLMVASWPEPVEAWDDAAAESAFAELQEVVVEVRRMRQEYGIQPGVRVPLRAVPANDAVRATLEAGRRALLDLARVDDLAFGAANGGVGASAVLPSGTELFLPLEGVIDLDRERQRLRDEAARIDGFAAGTEKKLANEGFVAKAPAEVVEREREKLAGYREQLEKLRGKLSALEGVQ, translated from the coding sequence GTGGCCGAGGCGCTGCCGTCCACCTACGACCCGAAAGAGAACGAAGCTTCCCTCTACCGCCGGTGGGAGGAGGCCGGGTATTTCCATGCCGACGAGCAGTCCGGCCGCCCCGCGTACGTCATCCCCATCCCCCCGCCCAACGTCACGGCGCCCCTGCACATGGGGCACGGGCTGAACAACACCATCCAGGACGCGCTGGTCCGCTGGCGCCGCATGCAGGGGATGGAGGCGCTCTGGATCCCCGGCAGCGACCACGCCGGCATCGCCACGCAGAACGTGGTGGAGCGGGTGATCGCCAGGGAGGGGAAGACCCGCGACGACCTGGGCCGCGAGGCGTTCGTGGGCCGCGTGTGGGACTTCGTGCACGAGACCGGCGGGCGCATCTACGACCAGCTGCGCGCCATCGGCAGCTCGCTGGACTGGCCGCGCGCGCGCTTCACGCTGGACGAGGGGCTGTCGCGCGCCGTGCGCGAGGTGTTCGTCCGCCTGTACGAGAAGGACCTGGTCTACCGCGGCCACCGCATCATCAACTGGTGCCCGCGCTGCCTCACCGCGCTCAGCGACGAGGAGGCCGAGCCGAAGGAGACGCAGGGGAAGCTCTGGCATCTCCGCTATCCCCTCGCCGCCGACGCTCCGGCGGACGGTCTGCCGCGCCTTCCCGACGGGCGCGCCTACATCGTCGTCGCCACCACGCGGCCGGAGACGATGCTGGGCGACACCTGCGTCGCCGTGCATCCCACGGACGAGCGGTACGCCCGGCTGGTGGGCGCGGAGATCGACCTTCCGCTCACCGGCCGCCGCATTCCCATCGTGGCCGACGAGTACGTGGACCCGGAGTTCGGCTCGGGCGCGGTGAAGATCACCCCGGCGCACGACCCCAACGACTTCGAGGTGGCCCAGCGCGTGGGCGCGCCCGCGCTGGACGTGATGACGCCCGACGCGGAGATGAGTGACGCCGCGCCCGAGGCCTTCCGCGGGATGGACCGCTTCGAGGCGCGCCGCGCCGTGGTCGCGGCGTTCGCGGAGCTGGGGTTGCTGGAGAAGACGGAGGAGCACACCCACGCCGTGCCCCACTGCTACCGCTGCGACACCGTGGTGGAGCCGCGGCTCAGCGACCAGTGGTTCGTGCGCATGGCGCCGCTGGCCGGGCCCGCGCTGCAGGCGTGGCGCGACGGCAAGGTGCGCTTCCACCCCGAGCGCTTCGGCAAGACGTACGAGAACTGGCTGACGGGGATCCGCGACTGGTGCATCTCGCGCCAGCTCTGGTGGGGGCACCGCATCCCCGTCTGGTACTGCCAGTCGCCCGGCTGCGCGGAGACCATCGTGGCCCGCGAGGACCCCGACGCGTGCCCCCGGTGCGGCGGCGCAGTGCGGCAGGACGACGACGTGCTGGACACCTGGTTCAGCTCGTGGCTCTGGCCGTTCTCCACCCTCGGCTGGCCGGAACGGACGCCGGACCTGGCGCGCTTCTACCCGAACTCGACGCTGGTCTCGGGGCAGGACATCCTCTTCTTCTGGATCGCCCGCATGATCATGGCGGGGATCGAGTTCATGGGCGAGGTGCCGTTCCGCGACGTGTACCTGACCGGGATGGTGCGCGACCACCTGGGCCGGAAGATGTCGAAGTCGCTGGGGAACGGGATCGACCCCATCGAGGTGGTGGACCGCTTCGGCGCCGACGCGCTGCGCTACACCGTGATCACCGGTGCCGGGCCGGGGATGGACCAGTACCTGAACTACCAGGACCTGGAGCTGGCCTTCGGCCCCGGCCGCAACTTCGCCAACAAGCTGTGGAACGCCGGCCGCTTCGCGCTGATGACGCTGGGCGACGCCGAGCGCGTCCCCGTCGACGAGGTGGCGGACTCGCTGGAGCTGGCCGACCGCTGGATCCTCTCGCGCCTGTCGACCGCGACGCGCGAGGTGACGGGGGCGATGGAGCGCTTCCGCTTCCAGGACGCCGGGCAGCGCGCCTACGACTTCTTCTGGGGCGACCTGGCCGACTGGTACCTGGAGATGGCCAAGCCGCGCCTGTACGGCGACGCGGGCGACGCCAGCCGCCGCGCCGCGCAGGCCGTGCTGGCCGAAGTGCTGGACCGGGCGATGCGGCTGCTGCACCCCATCATGCCCTTCATCACCGAGGTCGTCTGGCAGCGCCTGCCGCACGCCGTGGTCGAGGCGCCGTCGCTGATGGTGGCGAGCTGGCCCGAGCCAGTGGAGGCGTGGGACGACGCCGCGGCCGAATCCGCCTTCGCCGAGCTGCAGGAGGTCGTCGTCGAAGTGCGGCGGATGCGGCAGGAGTACGGGATCCAGCCCGGCGTGCGCGTCCCGCTCCGCGCCGTGCCCGCGAACGACGCGGTGCGCGCGACGCTGGAGGCCGGCCGCCGCGCGCTGCTGGACCTGGCCCGCGTGGACGACCTGGCCTTCGGCGCCGCGAACGGCGGCGTGGGCGCCAGCGCGGTGCTGCCTTCGGGGACGGAGCTCTTCCTCCCGCTGGAGGGGGTGATCGACCTGGACCGCGAGCGCCAGCGCCTGCGCGACGAGGCCGCGCGTATCGACGGGTTCGCGGCGGGGACGGAGAAGAAGCTGGCCAACGAGGGGTTCGTGGCGAAGGCGCCGGCCGAGGTGGTGGAGCGCGAGCGCGAGAAGCTGGCGGGCTACCGCGAGCAGCTGGAGAAGCTGCGCGGCAAGCTGTCGGCGCTGGAGGGCGTGCAGTGA
- a CDS encoding type II toxin-antitoxin system RelE/ParE family toxin — MYRDSQPQPVPAKPLRWVGAAYRELVGFTDEARRAAGYNLKLVQQGVMPEDWKPMEAVGLGTYELRIATGASGSVQHRVLYVAKFEEAVYVLHAFEKKARTTPQHDLEIGRARYAEMLRIRRERSRSSEGR; from the coding sequence ATGTATCGGGATTCTCAGCCTCAGCCTGTTCCGGCCAAGCCCCTTCGCTGGGTTGGTGCTGCCTACCGCGAGCTTGTCGGCTTCACCGATGAGGCGCGTCGCGCTGCGGGTTACAACCTGAAGCTTGTCCAGCAAGGCGTCATGCCCGAAGATTGGAAGCCGATGGAAGCAGTAGGGCTCGGAACGTACGAGTTGCGGATCGCGACGGGAGCGAGCGGATCCGTGCAGCACCGGGTGCTCTACGTGGCCAAATTCGAAGAGGCGGTGTATGTGCTGCATGCATTCGAGAAGAAAGCCCGGACCACGCCACAGCACGACCTGGAGATTGGCCGCGCGCGATATGCGGAGATGCTCCGCATCCGACGTGAGCGGAGCCGGTCGTCGGAAGGGAGATAG
- a CDS encoding sensor histidine kinase — MNAPAAVSRRRPAPRPVAAWIGGWIAVVALAAWMLRLSPFPLVVAALGTVAWGLWAPGRTLRVAGLAALAAGVSIGGAVQFRLHRVSAHWDLVRYTAEERAGAELSQGLNEIFDRGAAAVDSAAAVDSAASGAGRREPRATVGYFRRLEEQRRRAGVTALAVYRPDGAPLAWAGEHRGNLPDSVSSGLLESSFSAGPLFGYLYFTRRLAGDRVAVAAILLESHVAVGEGTRPFAEGFAERFGVTPRFTTPERAQGRPVWDWSTGSHKILSAVFATITQERWRARVVTRGRAAVGGALAIAILLLAVAWYRARSGPSGIPVGVITLTLLLVSAGGIAGSEGIFSPLSFVLPLPGDVNLGQLLILLCGGAVWLLSRRRTPKLIAILPFAVRIAVAAGTLVLAVWLVRESASPGVLAARAAGGPPLFIALSVLCALPLLALLGRPERTPSRRTRAALVALSIGTAAALAAALWLWWQPGRQAPVWSPALWAIPFAFAAAGMTRAQVGRGALLPWIVVGWIGASLSLSQLWTLHQNARLQEADRELARLGVKPDPFLDFLLRQFAEKVLFYAAEGREGVSLLYQAWVEGGLAKEGYEARVTLWDRDVAAAELRLSDAAEIPPERVDEVLQSARASEEPIVQRFTDLDQLQYLLVVPLAGGRTVTVAVPPRRHLGRETALARFLDPAGQAEGDEGAATLSLVPAAEAHADAPAGTMRWVPAEAGWRSEAVVQFPGGPMHAHLTVPTPSRGILLARALIATVLILGVMTVLWALARTLCGEPLGLASGQWGWFSTFRGRLTLALFIFFLLPMAAFGETAYRALSREFVRTASALADRGLAQAAEEVNGASIGELSQHFGADYLLYHRGVLAEAATPEVIDLGLYHAWLPPAIYLDFTVGEAATEHEERRLAGREYLVAYRGVGENDVLASPVPLATGEIARRQQELSDVILLAVLFGAAFSIVLSLLVGRALSRPIDAMSSASAAVGEGDLRVRLPGRRRDEFGGLYRSFNRMVRRLRHAQSALVRETRRTEAIVAEAGTGVVALDASGRVALINPRAGQILGVELAAGDHIPEDRPLPAAVAATVRAFLASGPRELAEEREVDGRVVRLRLRRLPVEEGARGAVLVLEDVTAEIRSARVLAWGEMARQVAHEIKNPLTPIKLAVQHVRRAWGDGRDDFGTILDRNVDAVLREIDRLGEIARAFSRFGTPSESAGELETVDVRRVAEDTLALYRGGDDGIDYALEMDGAAPRVLAREGELREVLVNLLENARAALDGHGTVRIAAAPEGGGAWVRLDVSDTGEGIPADQLPRIFEPRFSTRTSGTGLGLAIVRRMVESWGAEITVDSTAGAGTTVHLRLRTANGTAPPVPPPTLTP, encoded by the coding sequence ATGAACGCTCCGGCTGCGGTTTCGCGGCGCCGCCCCGCCCCGCGCCCGGTGGCGGCGTGGATCGGCGGATGGATCGCGGTGGTGGCGCTGGCGGCGTGGATGCTCCGGCTCTCGCCCTTCCCCCTCGTGGTCGCCGCCCTGGGAACGGTGGCGTGGGGATTGTGGGCGCCGGGACGGACGCTGCGCGTGGCGGGGCTCGCCGCGCTGGCCGCCGGGGTCAGTATAGGGGGCGCGGTGCAGTTTCGCCTCCACCGCGTCTCCGCGCACTGGGACCTGGTGCGCTACACCGCCGAGGAGCGCGCCGGCGCCGAGCTGAGCCAGGGGCTGAACGAGATCTTCGACCGCGGCGCCGCGGCGGTGGACAGCGCCGCCGCGGTGGACAGCGCGGCATCGGGCGCCGGGCGCCGCGAGCCGCGCGCCACCGTGGGCTACTTCCGCCGCCTGGAGGAGCAGCGGCGCCGCGCCGGCGTCACCGCGCTGGCCGTCTACCGCCCCGACGGCGCGCCGCTGGCGTGGGCCGGCGAGCACCGCGGCAACCTTCCCGACTCGGTGAGCAGCGGGCTGCTGGAGTCGTCGTTCTCGGCCGGGCCGCTCTTCGGCTACCTGTACTTCACCCGGCGCCTGGCGGGCGACCGCGTGGCCGTCGCCGCCATCCTGCTGGAGTCGCACGTGGCGGTGGGCGAGGGGACGCGGCCGTTCGCCGAGGGGTTCGCGGAGCGCTTCGGCGTCACGCCGCGCTTCACCACGCCGGAGCGCGCGCAGGGGCGGCCGGTGTGGGACTGGTCCACCGGGAGCCACAAGATCCTGAGCGCGGTCTTCGCCACCATCACGCAGGAGCGCTGGCGCGCCCGCGTGGTCACCCGCGGCCGCGCGGCCGTGGGCGGGGCGCTGGCGATCGCCATCCTCCTTCTCGCCGTGGCCTGGTACCGCGCGCGGAGCGGCCCGTCGGGCATCCCCGTGGGCGTCATCACCCTCACCCTCCTCCTGGTCTCGGCGGGGGGGATCGCGGGCTCGGAAGGCATCTTCTCCCCCCTCTCCTTCGTCCTCCCGCTGCCGGGGGACGTGAACCTGGGGCAGCTGCTGATCCTACTCTGCGGCGGCGCGGTGTGGCTGCTGTCGCGGCGGCGGACGCCGAAGCTCATCGCCATCCTCCCCTTCGCCGTGCGCATCGCCGTGGCGGCGGGGACGCTGGTGCTGGCCGTGTGGCTGGTGCGCGAGTCCGCGTCGCCGGGCGTGCTGGCAGCGCGCGCGGCGGGGGGGCCGCCGCTCTTCATCGCCCTCTCCGTCCTCTGCGCGCTGCCGCTGCTGGCGCTGCTGGGGCGGCCGGAGCGCACACCGTCGCGGCGGACGCGGGCGGCGCTGGTGGCGCTGTCGATCGGCACGGCGGCGGCGCTGGCGGCGGCGCTCTGGCTCTGGTGGCAGCCGGGGCGGCAGGCGCCGGTGTGGTCGCCCGCGCTCTGGGCCATCCCCTTCGCCTTCGCGGCCGCGGGGATGACGCGCGCGCAGGTGGGGCGCGGCGCGCTCCTCCCGTGGATCGTGGTGGGGTGGATCGGCGCCTCGCTCTCGCTCTCGCAGCTGTGGACGCTGCACCAGAACGCGCGGCTGCAGGAGGCCGACCGCGAGCTGGCGCGGCTGGGGGTGAAGCCGGACCCGTTCCTGGACTTCCTCCTGCGCCAGTTCGCCGAGAAGGTGCTGTTCTACGCCGCCGAGGGGCGCGAGGGGGTGAGCCTCCTGTACCAGGCGTGGGTGGAGGGGGGATTGGCGAAGGAGGGGTACGAGGCGCGCGTCACCCTGTGGGACCGCGACGTGGCCGCCGCCGAGCTCCGGCTGTCGGACGCGGCGGAGATCCCGCCGGAGCGGGTGGACGAGGTGCTGCAGTCCGCGCGGGCCAGCGAGGAGCCCATCGTCCAGCGCTTCACCGACCTGGACCAGCTGCAGTACCTCCTCGTGGTCCCCCTCGCCGGGGGGCGGACGGTGACGGTGGCCGTCCCGCCGCGCCGGCACCTGGGGCGCGAAACGGCGCTGGCGCGCTTCCTGGACCCCGCGGGGCAGGCGGAGGGCGACGAGGGCGCGGCCACCCTCTCCCTCGTCCCCGCCGCGGAGGCGCACGCCGATGCGCCCGCGGGTACGATGCGCTGGGTTCCCGCGGAGGCCGGGTGGCGGAGCGAGGCGGTGGTGCAGTTCCCCGGCGGACCGATGCACGCGCACCTCACCGTCCCCACGCCGTCGCGGGGGATCCTGCTGGCGCGCGCGCTGATCGCCACGGTGCTGATCCTGGGGGTGATGACGGTGCTCTGGGCGCTGGCCCGCACCCTCTGCGGCGAGCCGCTGGGCCTCGCCAGCGGACAGTGGGGATGGTTCTCGACGTTCCGGGGACGGCTTACGCTGGCGCTCTTCATCTTCTTCCTGCTGCCGATGGCGGCGTTCGGCGAGACGGCGTACCGCGCGCTCAGCCGCGAGTTCGTGCGCACCGCGTCGGCGCTGGCCGACCGCGGGCTGGCGCAGGCGGCGGAAGAGGTGAACGGCGCCAGCATCGGCGAGCTGTCGCAGCACTTCGGGGCCGACTACCTGCTCTACCACCGCGGCGTGCTGGCCGAGGCGGCCACGCCCGAGGTGATCGACCTGGGGCTCTACCACGCCTGGCTCCCGCCCGCCATCTACCTGGACTTCACCGTCGGCGAGGCAGCCACCGAGCACGAGGAGCGGCGCCTGGCCGGCCGCGAGTACCTGGTGGCCTACCGGGGCGTGGGCGAGAACGACGTCCTCGCGTCCCCCGTCCCCCTGGCCACGGGGGAGATCGCGCGGCGGCAGCAGGAATTGTCGGACGTGATCCTCCTGGCCGTGCTCTTCGGCGCGGCGTTCTCCATCGTCCTCTCCCTCCTGGTCGGCCGCGCCCTCTCGCGCCCGATCGACGCGATGAGCTCGGCCTCGGCCGCGGTGGGCGAGGGCGATCTGCGCGTCCGTCTTCCCGGGCGGCGGCGGGACGAGTTCGGGGGACTGTACCGCTCGTTCAACCGCATGGTGCGCCGCCTCCGCCACGCGCAGTCGGCGCTGGTGCGCGAGACGCGGCGCACCGAGGCGATCGTGGCCGAGGCGGGGACGGGCGTCGTCGCGCTGGACGCGTCCGGCCGCGTTGCCCTCATCAACCCGCGCGCGGGGCAGATCCTGGGCGTGGAGCTGGCCGCGGGCGACCACATCCCCGAGGACCGGCCGCTCCCCGCCGCGGTGGCGGCCACGGTGCGCGCCTTCCTGGCCTCGGGCCCGCGCGAGCTGGCGGAAGAGCGCGAGGTGGACGGGCGGGTCGTGCGGCTTCGTCTGCGGAGATTGCCGGTGGAGGAGGGCGCGCGCGGCGCGGTGCTGGTGCTGGAGGACGTGACGGCGGAGATCCGCTCGGCGCGGGTGCTGGCGTGGGGCGAGATGGCGCGGCAGGTGGCGCACGAGATCAAGAACCCGCTCACCCCCATCAAGCTGGCGGTGCAGCACGTCCGCCGCGCGTGGGGCGACGGGCGCGACGACTTCGGCACCATCCTGGACCGCAACGTAGACGCGGTGCTGCGCGAGATCGACCGGCTGGGCGAGATCGCGCGCGCCTTCAGCCGCTTCGGCACCCCCAGCGAGAGCGCGGGCGAGCTGGAGACGGTGGACGTGCGGCGCGTGGCCGAGGACACCCTGGCCCTCTACCGCGGCGGCGACGACGGGATCGACTACGCGCTGGAGATGGACGGCGCCGCGCCCCGCGTGCTGGCGCGCGAGGGCGAGCTGCGCGAGGTGCTGGTGAACCTGCTGGAGAACGCCCGCGCCGCGCTGGACGGGCACGGCACGGTGCGCATCGCCGCGGCGCCGGAGGGCGGCGGCGCGTGGGTGCGGCTGGACGTGAGCGACACCGGCGAGGGCATCCCCGCCGACCAGCTGCCCCGCATCTTCGAGCCGCGCTTCTCCACGCGCACCAGCGGCACCGGGCTGGGACTGGCCATCGTGCGCCGCATGGTGGAGTCGTGGGGTGCCGAGATCACCGTCGACTCCACCGCCGGCGCGGGGACAACCGTGCACCTGCGGCTGCGGACGGCGAACGGCACGGCGCCGCCGGTCCCGCCTCCCACGCTCACGCCCTGA
- a CDS encoding creatininase family protein, translating to MTSPTPTPRSWALADLPWTEVAAHLATDRRLLIPVGACDQQGPHLPVGAATVVAEALAADLSREFGVLRAPTLHYGVNVLSERDYPGAAGVSGKTLHRALNELVSDWSCQGVHEFIFITASTHDPHVEAVATVRAENARVRVVSALSVDLGQFLDGEKGPQHAGEVLTSLLLHLRPAAVRMDRARDFVLDEALLKRCMSPAGRALPDESPGTVGEPTRATAEKGKRMYEHILQKIRNKVFIAPVPVPEGDER from the coding sequence ATGACCTCACCCACGCCCACCCCGCGGAGCTGGGCCCTGGCCGACCTGCCGTGGACCGAGGTGGCGGCTCATCTCGCGACTGACCGCCGCCTGCTGATTCCCGTGGGCGCGTGCGACCAGCAGGGGCCGCACCTTCCCGTGGGCGCGGCCACCGTCGTCGCCGAGGCGCTGGCGGCCGACCTGTCGCGCGAGTTCGGGGTGCTGCGCGCGCCCACGCTGCACTACGGCGTGAACGTCCTCTCCGAGCGCGACTATCCGGGCGCGGCGGGGGTGAGTGGGAAGACGCTGCACCGCGCGCTGAACGAGCTGGTGAGCGACTGGAGCTGCCAGGGGGTGCACGAGTTCATCTTCATCACCGCCAGCACGCACGACCCGCACGTGGAGGCGGTGGCCACGGTGCGGGCGGAGAACGCGCGGGTGCGCGTGGTGTCGGCGCTGTCGGTGGACCTGGGTCAATTCCTGGACGGGGAGAAGGGGCCCCAGCACGCCGGCGAGGTGCTGACCTCGCTGCTCCTGCACCTGCGGCCGGCGGCGGTGCGGATGGACCGCGCGCGCGACTTCGTGCTCGACGAGGCCCTGCTGAAGCGGTGCATGTCGCCCGCCGGCCGCGCGCTTCCCGACGAGAGCCCGGGCACGGTGGGCGAGCCCACGCGGGCCACCGCCGAGAAGGGCAAACGAATGTACGAACATATCCTGCAGAAGATCCGCAACAAGGTGTTCATCGCCCCGGTGCCGGTGCCGGAAGGGGATGAAAGATGA